A genome region from Arthrobacter agilis includes the following:
- a CDS encoding DUF6326 family protein has translation MRTPQSRTALKNPRFRSPLEDRLIPVQARIAAAWTTFMFLYIYVDIFNLYKPGVVDGILNGLVWRFDISATLLTIFLVSVSIPALMVVLSMMLPARMNRATNLVVASLLIPYSMFNAAGATWEWAAFYGISIGIEVLLLVFILRSAWAWPRRTTPSATRTTSVDDELHHTPQQT, from the coding sequence ATGAGAACACCGCAGTCCCGCACCGCGCTGAAGAACCCGCGTTTCCGCTCGCCGCTGGAGGACCGGCTCATACCCGTGCAGGCCAGGATCGCCGCCGCATGGACCACCTTCATGTTTCTCTACATCTACGTCGACATCTTCAACCTCTACAAGCCAGGCGTCGTCGACGGCATTCTGAACGGCCTCGTCTGGAGGTTCGACATCAGCGCGACGTTGTTGACCATCTTCCTCGTGTCCGTGTCGATACCGGCCCTGATGGTGGTGCTCTCCATGATGCTGCCCGCCCGGATGAACCGCGCCACGAACCTCGTGGTCGCGTCGCTCCTCATCCCCTACTCCATGTTCAACGCGGCAGGAGCTACCTGGGAGTGGGCCGCCTTCTACGGCATCTCCATCGGAATCGAGGTACTGCTGCTGGTCTTCATCCTGCGCTCCGCCTGGGCCTGGCCCCGCCGCACCACACCGTCGGCGACCAGGACGACCAGTGTCGACGACGAGCTCCACCACACGCCGCAGCAGACCTGA
- a CDS encoding EamA family transporter, translating into MRGRTGTGVPAWSMAVAAMLAVQLSNALSVGVIDQVGAAGTAWLRMCFGAVFLWLIARPRIRSVRRKDVPALLALGVATGFMTTFFLAAVERIPLGTAVAIEFLGPLTVASVASRDRRALTWPLLALAGVVLLTEPWRGDIDLAGAGFALLAGTCWGLYNVLTQHVGDRFSGISGLSLTIPVAALATMPVGLPQVIGGDVPWWVLPAAAGIALIAPVIAFGLEMLALHRMTHTAFGTLLSIEPAFGILIGLLVLSQTPTLLQLVGIALVILAGAAAQRGGARPPRPEAGTPAPPAAAKGPMPPPG; encoded by the coding sequence ATGCGCGGACGCACGGGTACCGGCGTCCCGGCGTGGTCGATGGCGGTCGCGGCCATGCTGGCCGTCCAGCTGTCGAACGCATTGTCGGTGGGCGTCATCGACCAGGTCGGTGCGGCCGGTACCGCCTGGCTGCGCATGTGCTTCGGTGCGGTCTTCCTCTGGCTGATCGCCCGCCCGAGGATCCGCTCCGTCCGCCGGAAGGACGTGCCCGCACTGCTCGCCCTCGGCGTGGCCACCGGGTTCATGACGACGTTCTTCCTCGCCGCCGTCGAGCGCATCCCGCTCGGTACCGCGGTGGCGATCGAGTTCCTCGGCCCGCTGACCGTGGCGAGCGTGGCGAGCAGGGACAGGAGGGCACTGACCTGGCCGCTGCTGGCCCTTGCCGGCGTGGTCCTGCTCACCGAGCCCTGGCGCGGGGACATCGATCTCGCCGGCGCCGGGTTCGCCCTGCTCGCAGGCACCTGCTGGGGCCTGTACAACGTGCTCACCCAGCACGTGGGCGACCGGTTCTCGGGAATCAGCGGGCTGTCGCTGACGATCCCCGTCGCAGCCCTGGCGACGATGCCCGTCGGGCTGCCGCAGGTGATCGGCGGCGACGTTCCGTGGTGGGTGCTGCCGGCAGCCGCCGGCATCGCGCTGATCGCACCGGTGATCGCGTTCGGGCTCGAGATGCTCGCGCTGCACCGCATGACGCACACGGCGTTCGGCACCCTGCTCTCCATCGAGCCCGCGTTCGGCATCCTCATCGGGCTGCTGGTGCTCAGCCAGACGCCCACCCTCCTGCAACTGGTCGGTATCGCGCTCGTCATCCTGGCCGGCGCCGCCGCGCAGCGCGGAGGGGCCCGGCCGCCACGGCCGGAGGCCGGGACCCCGGCACCCCCGGCCGCAGCGAAGGGACCGATGCCCCCGCCGGGGTGA
- a CDS encoding 4-hydroxy-3-methylbut-2-enyl diphosphate reductase, translating to MTSTTVQVPMPTIPRRRRSPEDVLAAAPVTGEKRVLLAAPRGYCAGVDRAVIAVEKALEHYGPPVYVRKQIVHNLHVVSTLEAKGAIFVDETDEVPEGALVVFSAHGVSPAVVQSAEDRGLRTIDATCPLVTKVHREAQRFARDDFDILLIGHEGHEEVEGTAGEAPDHIQIVNGPEDVDKVQVRDPERLIWLSQTTLSVDETMLTVNLLKERFPTLQDPPSDDICYATSNRQAAIKKIAPETDLVIVVGSANSSNSVRLVEVALEYGAKAAHRVDFANEVDESWFEGVATVGISSGASVPENLVQDVLRLLAEYGYGQVEEVVTAQEDIIFSLPKEIRAALKAMGDSTPAIGGRGQRDRTSLN from the coding sequence ATGACCAGTACCACCGTTCAGGTCCCCATGCCCACCATCCCGCGCAGGCGCCGTTCCCCCGAGGACGTGCTCGCCGCTGCGCCGGTGACCGGGGAGAAGAGGGTACTGCTCGCCGCCCCCCGCGGTTACTGCGCCGGAGTGGACCGCGCCGTCATCGCCGTCGAGAAGGCACTCGAGCACTACGGGCCGCCCGTGTACGTGCGCAAGCAGATCGTGCACAACCTGCACGTCGTGTCGACGCTCGAGGCCAAGGGCGCCATCTTCGTCGACGAGACCGACGAGGTCCCCGAGGGCGCGCTCGTCGTCTTCTCGGCCCATGGCGTGTCGCCCGCCGTCGTGCAGTCCGCCGAGGACCGCGGCCTGCGCACCATCGACGCGACCTGCCCGCTCGTCACCAAGGTGCACCGCGAGGCGCAGCGCTTCGCACGGGACGACTTCGACATCCTCCTCATCGGCCACGAGGGCCACGAGGAAGTGGAGGGCACCGCGGGTGAGGCCCCCGATCACATCCAGATCGTCAACGGCCCCGAGGACGTCGACAAGGTGCAGGTGCGCGACCCCGAACGGCTCATCTGGCTCTCCCAGACGACCCTGAGCGTCGACGAGACCATGCTGACCGTGAACCTGCTGAAGGAACGCTTCCCCACACTGCAGGATCCGCCCAGCGACGACATCTGCTACGCCACGTCCAACCGGCAGGCCGCGATCAAGAAGATCGCCCCGGAGACCGATCTCGTGATCGTGGTCGGGTCCGCCAACTCCTCGAACTCGGTCCGCCTGGTGGAGGTCGCGCTCGAGTACGGGGCGAAGGCCGCGCACCGCGTCGACTTCGCCAACGAGGTGGACGAGTCCTGGTTCGAGGGCGTCGCGACCGTCGGCATCTCCTCGGGTGCCTCGGTGCCCGAGAATCTCGTCCAGGACGTGCTGCGGCTCCTCGCCGAGTACGGGTACGGGCAGGTCGAGGAAGTCGTGACGGCCCAGGAGGACATCATCTTCTCCCTCCCCAAGGAGATCCGCGCCGCGCTGAAGGCCATGGGTGATTCGACGCCCGCGATCGGCGGTCGGGGCCAGCGGGACCGCACCTCCCTCAACTGA
- the rmuC gene encoding DNA recombination protein RmuC, translated as MSTTAVLLVLLAFLIGCAVGAYLVARTLRLRAEGLRTELDDATARLGRTTTELAAAAAQRDLLQQHNRELTGKTSTDNDVLRALAPVAEKLTQVQRQVGLLERDRVEQYGQLARQLEESREADALLLSTTHSLAGALRSNSARGQWGEVQLRRVVEAAGMLSRVDFLEQVSFTAGDDGERARPDMVVQLPGDKQLVIDAKVPLSAFLAAQELAGSAEEPGDGDAAGYGARRSELLKQHSKALRAHIDALARKKYWEGAANSPELVICFIPVESVLSEALRADPELLDYAFSRSVALASPVSLLGILKGAAFSWRQAVLTDNARELFDLSKQLYERLGTMGGHVTRLGTSLKTSVERYNSFVGALESRVLPTARRIGAFDSASLDAVEAAVEGADGATGSSEGPAGADVSLLGAARAQRAGSPGASERAATIDATPRSLTAHELLEESAG; from the coding sequence ATGAGTACAACCGCCGTCCTCCTCGTCCTCCTCGCCTTCCTGATCGGCTGCGCCGTCGGCGCGTACCTGGTCGCCCGCACCCTGCGGCTGCGCGCGGAGGGCCTCCGCACCGAGCTCGACGACGCCACCGCACGCCTCGGGAGGACGACGACGGAGCTCGCGGCTGCGGCGGCCCAGCGTGACCTCCTGCAGCAGCACAACCGCGAGCTGACCGGCAAGACGTCCACGGACAACGACGTCCTGCGCGCGCTCGCCCCCGTGGCGGAGAAGCTGACACAGGTCCAGCGGCAGGTGGGCCTGCTCGAGCGGGACCGCGTGGAGCAGTACGGGCAGCTCGCCCGGCAGCTCGAGGAGTCCCGCGAGGCGGACGCCCTGCTGCTGTCGACCACGCACTCCCTCGCGGGTGCCCTGCGCAGCAACAGCGCGCGTGGCCAGTGGGGCGAGGTGCAGCTGCGGCGCGTCGTGGAGGCCGCGGGCATGCTCTCGCGCGTCGACTTCCTGGAGCAGGTGTCCTTCACCGCGGGCGACGACGGGGAGCGGGCCCGCCCCGACATGGTGGTCCAGCTCCCGGGGGACAAGCAGCTGGTCATCGACGCCAAGGTGCCGCTGAGCGCCTTCCTCGCGGCGCAGGAGCTGGCGGGATCGGCCGAGGAGCCGGGCGACGGGGACGCCGCCGGGTACGGGGCGCGGCGCAGCGAACTGCTGAAGCAGCACTCGAAGGCGCTGCGGGCGCACATCGACGCGCTCGCGCGGAAGAAGTACTGGGAGGGCGCCGCCAACTCCCCCGAACTCGTCATCTGCTTCATCCCGGTCGAGTCCGTGCTCTCGGAGGCGCTGCGCGCGGATCCGGAGCTGCTGGACTACGCCTTCTCGCGCAGCGTTGCGCTCGCGTCCCCGGTCTCCCTGCTGGGCATCCTCAAGGGTGCCGCGTTCAGCTGGCGGCAGGCCGTGCTCACCGACAACGCCCGGGAACTGTTCGACCTGTCCAAGCAGCTGTACGAGCGGCTCGGCACCATGGGCGGGCACGTCACCCGTCTCGGGACGTCCCTGAAGACGTCGGTGGAGCGCTACAACTCCTTCGTCGGAGCCCTCGAATCGAGGGTGCTCCCGACCGCGCGCCGCATCGGCGCCTTCGACTCCGCGTCCCTCGACGCCGTCGAGGCCGCGGTGGAGGGCGCCGACGGTGCCACCGGGAGCTCCGAGGGCCCGGCCGGGGCAGATGTCAGCCTCCTCGGCGCCGCCCGCGCACAGCGCGCCGGCAGCCCCGGGGCGTCGGAACGGGCGGCGACGATCGATGCGACACCGCGCTCCCTGACCGCCCACGAACTCCTGGAGGAATCGGCCGGCTGA
- a CDS encoding response regulator codes for MSIRVLIADDQPIVRTGLTMLLDAQPDIDVVGAAADGCEAVRLALQLRPDVGLFDIRMPLMDGIEATRRLAGPDVTDPLPIVVITTFDLDEYVHGALKAGARGFLLKDAGPALLTQAIHAAADGDALIAPSVTVRLLSAFAHARTSPPRQPTEPLTAREEEVLGTVARGRTNNEIAGELYITPSTVKAHLASLMRKLGARNRVEVAMWAHETGRI; via the coding sequence TTGAGCATCAGGGTCCTCATCGCCGACGACCAGCCCATCGTGCGTACCGGGTTGACGATGCTGCTCGACGCGCAACCCGACATCGACGTGGTCGGCGCGGCCGCCGACGGGTGCGAGGCCGTCCGCCTGGCGCTTCAGCTGCGGCCCGACGTCGGCCTGTTCGACATCCGGATGCCGCTGATGGACGGCATCGAAGCCACCCGGCGTCTCGCCGGCCCCGACGTCACCGACCCGCTCCCGATCGTGGTCATCACCACCTTCGACCTCGACGAGTATGTCCACGGTGCGCTCAAGGCCGGCGCCCGTGGGTTCCTGCTCAAGGACGCCGGACCCGCTCTGCTGACCCAGGCCATCCACGCCGCCGCGGACGGAGACGCACTGATCGCACCCAGCGTGACTGTCCGACTGCTCTCCGCCTTCGCACACGCACGGACGTCACCGCCGAGGCAGCCGACCGAACCGCTCACCGCCCGCGAGGAGGAAGTCCTTGGCACCGTAGCCCGCGGTCGCACCAACAACGAGATCGCCGGCGAGCTCTACATCACCCCGAGCACCGTCAAGGCCCACCTCGCCAGCCTCATGCGGAAACTCGGCGCCCGGAACCGCGTCGAGGTCGCCATGTGGGCCCATGAGACCGGCCGTATCTGA
- a CDS encoding helix-turn-helix domain-containing protein, which yields METEAEPLARAIGTRVKQERKNREWTLDQLAAAAGVSRRMLVNVEQGAANPSVGTLLRLSDALGVGLPSLVEPPASPAVRTTRHGDGAVLWTGDLGGQGVLVAGTEPPNVVELWDWTLAPGERHTSEAHAGGTRELLHVQEGALTVDVDGELHELGTGDALTFHGDVAHAYLNRNGVRTRFSLTVFEPGVGAARRTGTPDA from the coding sequence ATGGAGACAGAGGCAGAGCCACTGGCGCGGGCGATCGGCACCCGGGTGAAGCAGGAGCGCAAGAACCGGGAATGGACGCTCGACCAGCTCGCCGCCGCGGCGGGCGTGAGTCGCAGGATGCTCGTGAACGTCGAGCAGGGTGCGGCGAATCCGAGCGTCGGCACCCTCCTGCGACTCTCGGATGCGCTCGGCGTCGGGCTGCCCTCGCTGGTGGAGCCGCCGGCGTCGCCGGCGGTGAGGACGACCCGCCATGGTGATGGGGCAGTGCTGTGGACCGGCGACCTCGGGGGGCAGGGTGTGCTCGTCGCGGGGACCGAGCCGCCGAACGTGGTCGAACTGTGGGACTGGACTCTGGCCCCCGGGGAACGGCACACGAGCGAGGCTCACGCAGGCGGCACTCGGGAGCTCCTCCACGTCCAGGAGGGCGCTCTCACCGTCGACGTCGACGGTGAGCTCCATGAGCTCGGCACCGGCGACGCCCTGACCTTCCACGGTGACGTCGCCCATGCCTACCTGAACCGGAACGGCGTCCGCACCCGGTTCTCCCTCACGGTCTTCGAGCCGGGCGTCGGAGCCGCACGCAGAACCGGGACCCCCGATGCCTGA
- a CDS encoding B3/B4 domain-containing protein, with product MPEPLTSDAFLAACTVEPAVFDLRPDYRAMLLVVDGLTPGAEAASGAADALIAAAEAHARTALASSPVDELPHIAAWRAAYRAFGAKPQRTRNSLEALTRRAEHGLPRVNALTDIYNAVSVLHQVPLGGEDFHAYRGPARLARATGEEPFDTTADGGTVIEHPEPGEVVWCDEEGVTCRRWNWRQGRRTALTDSTTTAFFILDALAPMSDAALDAAADELANALAQLGDRVSSSRRMIGAS from the coding sequence ATGCCTGAGCCCCTGACCTCCGACGCCTTCCTCGCCGCCTGCACGGTCGAGCCTGCAGTGTTCGACCTGCGGCCGGACTACCGCGCCATGCTCCTCGTCGTCGACGGGCTCACGCCGGGAGCGGAAGCCGCTAGCGGCGCGGCCGATGCGCTGATCGCCGCCGCCGAGGCACACGCCCGGACCGCACTCGCCTCCTCCCCGGTCGACGAGCTGCCGCACATCGCCGCCTGGCGCGCGGCCTACCGTGCATTCGGGGCCAAACCCCAGCGCACCCGGAACAGCCTGGAAGCGCTTACGCGTCGGGCCGAGCACGGCCTGCCGCGTGTCAACGCCCTCACCGACATCTACAACGCGGTCTCCGTGCTGCACCAGGTCCCGCTCGGCGGCGAGGACTTCCACGCGTACCGAGGGCCGGCACGCCTCGCCCGGGCGACCGGCGAGGAGCCGTTCGACACGACGGCGGACGGCGGGACGGTGATCGAGCACCCGGAGCCCGGAGAGGTCGTCTGGTGTGACGAGGAGGGGGTGACCTGCCGGCGCTGGAACTGGCGGCAGGGCCGCCGCACCGCGCTCACGGACTCGACGACGACAGCCTTCTTCATCCTCGACGCGCTCGCACCGATGTCCGACGCCGCGCTGGACGCTGCGGCGGACGAGCTCGCGAACGCGCTGGCGCAGCTCGGCGATCGGGTCTCCAGTTCGCGCCGGATGATCGGCGCTTCGTGA
- a CDS encoding ABC transporter family substrate-binding protein — protein MSACTAPTGPEIPEETPAGEVTGGNIRVAEVNGFTSFNSNSSKGQVDVNGRIAYATHSGFVYIDGDLEVVENEDFGSIEVLSEDPLSVRYTVNEGVTWSDGEPVDGGDLLLHWAIGSGYFDDATLDADGGVVSGATYFDYAGDTSGLALTGLPEIGEDGRSLTLEYSEPFADYEVAFGLMTDGGISTPAHVLAEKGGLADEDALTELIRTEPEGDPENPAVRPELRRVADFWNTGFDTRSLPDDPTLFLSNGPFVASAITPDQSMTLVRNPDYSWGPMPKVDEITVRYIGAAPAQVQALQNGEADIISPQASADTVEQLERIEGVTVNRGNELSYDHLDLTFGGVFARESVREAFLKTVPRQQLVETIVQELNPDAEPLDSQLFLPDQEPYGKSAAENGSEAFADVDIEGAKELLEGATPEVRILYDRDNPNRQESYTLIAKSAAKAGFEVVDGGLGASAWSAALGDGTYDASIFGWINAGGGVSGVPQIFRTGAGSNFNGFSSPEADELMDELIVTTDPEQQDELQIRIDKLIWDSRYGLPLYQLPGVDAFSDNVSGVTYMPNQTGVWWNFWDWQLAQ, from the coding sequence ATGAGCGCCTGCACTGCCCCCACGGGGCCCGAGATACCGGAGGAGACCCCCGCGGGCGAGGTGACGGGCGGCAACATCCGCGTCGCGGAGGTCAACGGCTTCACCTCGTTCAACTCGAACAGCTCCAAGGGCCAGGTGGACGTCAACGGCCGGATCGCCTATGCGACCCACTCCGGCTTCGTGTACATCGACGGCGACCTCGAGGTCGTCGAGAACGAGGACTTCGGGTCCATCGAGGTCCTCTCCGAGGACCCCCTGAGCGTCAGGTACACGGTCAACGAGGGCGTCACCTGGTCCGACGGTGAACCGGTCGACGGCGGGGACCTGCTCCTGCACTGGGCGATCGGCTCCGGCTACTTCGACGACGCCACCCTCGACGCGGACGGCGGCGTCGTCTCCGGGGCCACGTACTTCGACTACGCCGGCGACACCAGCGGCCTCGCGCTCACCGGACTCCCGGAGATCGGCGAGGACGGCCGGTCCCTCACCCTCGAGTACTCGGAGCCCTTCGCGGACTACGAGGTGGCCTTCGGCCTCATGACCGACGGCGGCATCTCCACCCCCGCGCACGTCCTCGCGGAGAAGGGCGGCCTCGCCGACGAGGACGCACTGACCGAACTCATCCGGACCGAGCCGGAGGGTGACCCCGAGAATCCTGCGGTGCGCCCCGAGCTGCGGCGGGTCGCCGATTTCTGGAACACCGGCTTCGACACCAGGTCCCTGCCGGATGACCCCACGCTCTTCCTCTCCAACGGGCCGTTCGTCGCGTCGGCCATCACCCCGGACCAGTCCATGACGCTGGTCCGCAATCCGGACTACTCCTGGGGGCCGATGCCGAAGGTCGACGAGATCACCGTGCGGTACATCGGGGCGGCGCCGGCCCAGGTCCAGGCACTGCAGAACGGGGAGGCGGACATCATCTCCCCGCAGGCCTCGGCCGACACCGTCGAGCAGCTCGAACGCATCGAGGGCGTCACCGTCAACCGCGGCAACGAGCTGTCCTACGACCACCTCGACCTCACCTTCGGCGGCGTGTTCGCCAGGGAGAGCGTCCGCGAGGCCTTCCTGAAGACCGTGCCCCGTCAGCAGCTGGTCGAGACCATCGTGCAGGAGCTGAACCCGGACGCCGAACCCCTCGATTCCCAGCTCTTCCTGCCCGACCAGGAGCCCTACGGGAAGTCCGCCGCCGAGAACGGCTCGGAGGCCTTCGCGGACGTGGACATCGAGGGCGCGAAGGAGCTGCTCGAGGGCGCCACCCCCGAGGTCCGGATCCTGTACGACCGGGACAACCCGAACCGCCAGGAGTCCTACACCCTCATCGCCAAGTCCGCGGCGAAAGCGGGATTCGAGGTTGTGGACGGCGGCCTCGGTGCCTCCGCCTGGAGCGCCGCCCTGGGGGACGGCACCTACGACGCCTCGATCTTCGGATGGATCAACGCGGGAGGCGGCGTGTCCGGCGTACCACAGATCTTCAGGACCGGTGCCGGTTCCAACTTCAACGGCTTCTCGAGCCCCGAGGCCGACGAGCTCATGGACGAGCTGATCGTGACCACCGACCCGGAGCAGCAGGACGAGCTGCAGATCCGGATCGACAAACTGATCTGGGACTCCCGGTACGGGCTGCCCCTCTACCAGCTGCCGGGTGTCGACGCGTTCAGCGACAACGTCTCCGGGGTCACCTACATGCCGAACCAGACCGGTGTCTGGTGGAACTTCTGGGACTGGCAGCTGGCACAGTAG
- the ychF gene encoding redox-regulated ATPase YchF, whose amino-acid sequence MALTIGIVGLPNVGKSTLFNALTRNNVLAANYPFATIEPNVGVVNLPDPRLASLADVFGSQRILPATVSFVDIAGIVKGASEGEGLGNQFLANIREAEAIAQVIRVFDDPDVIHVDGKVDPRSDMETINTELILADLQTLEKAIPRVEKEVKIKKREAAQLTAMQAAQAVLERGDTIFASVASDKLEMEHLRELSLLTAKPFIYVFNVDDAVLGSAERQEELRQLVAPADAIFLDAKLEADLVELDEAEAREMLEMNGQDESGLDQLARVGFHTLGLQTYLTAGPKESRAWTIKKGATAPEAAGVIHSDFQRGFIKAEVVSFGDLIDAGSMSEAKSRGKVRIEGKEYVMSDGDVVEFRFNV is encoded by the coding sequence GTGGCTCTTACTATCGGCATCGTCGGACTGCCCAACGTCGGCAAATCAACCCTCTTCAACGCGCTGACGCGCAACAACGTGCTGGCGGCGAACTACCCGTTCGCCACCATCGAGCCGAACGTCGGCGTGGTCAACCTGCCCGACCCCCGCCTCGCGAGCCTCGCCGATGTCTTCGGCTCGCAGCGCATCCTCCCGGCCACCGTGTCCTTCGTCGACATCGCCGGGATCGTCAAGGGCGCCTCCGAGGGGGAGGGCCTCGGCAACCAGTTCCTCGCCAACATCCGCGAGGCGGAGGCGATCGCCCAGGTCATCCGCGTGTTCGACGACCCCGACGTCATCCACGTCGACGGCAAGGTGGACCCGCGCTCCGACATGGAGACCATCAACACCGAACTGATCCTCGCCGACCTGCAGACGCTCGAGAAGGCCATCCCGCGCGTCGAGAAGGAAGTGAAGATCAAGAAGCGCGAGGCCGCGCAGCTCACCGCCATGCAGGCCGCGCAGGCCGTCCTCGAACGCGGCGACACCATCTTCGCGTCGGTCGCGAGCGACAAGCTCGAGATGGAGCACCTCCGTGAGCTCAGCCTGCTCACGGCCAAGCCGTTCATCTACGTCTTCAACGTGGACGACGCCGTGCTCGGCAGCGCCGAGCGCCAGGAGGAGCTGCGGCAGCTCGTGGCCCCCGCCGACGCCATCTTCCTCGACGCCAAGCTCGAGGCCGACCTCGTGGAACTCGACGAGGCCGAGGCCCGCGAGATGCTCGAGATGAACGGCCAGGACGAGTCCGGCCTCGATCAGCTCGCGCGCGTCGGTTTCCACACCCTCGGCCTGCAGACCTACCTCACGGCGGGTCCCAAGGAGAGCCGTGCCTGGACGATCAAGAAGGGTGCGACGGCGCCCGAGGCCGCCGGTGTCATCCACTCCGACTTCCAGCGAGGCTTCATCAAGGCCGAGGTGGTCTCCTTCGGCGACCTCATCGACGCCGGGTCCATGAGCGAGGCGAAGTCCCGCGGCAAGGTCCGTATCGAGGGCAAGGAGTACGTCATGTCCGACGGCGACGTGGTGGAGTTCCGCTTCAACGTCTAG
- a CDS encoding sensor histidine kinase, producing MAAHALHAMWAEPRPTHPPNRGPRDWTLVAVLISWSLVEAVFRQDLAPRPLLLTVLAVVGPLLWRRTHPLVAVAVAFGTLTLVDIARVLTGSQGALPSSISATLILTYALFRWGSAREAASGLGLILLWLPITTVAEGAGLWEAVAGYAIFLFAAALGAVIRYRERIRIRDIDQAKSHEREQLARELHDTVAHHVSGIAIQAQAGRAIAASHPERAIEALAVIEDAATQTLTELRAIVGVLRASQDTELAPQPGVAEVEQLATDGRTRPRVEVTLSGEFDDLSPAVGAAIYRLAQESTTNARRHARHVTRITVTVTGDADRVRVTIDDDGSSGAGGRTAAGFGLVGMRERASLLGGSFDAGPAGEQGWRVEAVLPRTGTPR from the coding sequence ATGGCCGCCCACGCACTCCACGCGATGTGGGCCGAACCTCGACCGACCCACCCCCCGAACCGGGGGCCGCGGGACTGGACCCTGGTCGCAGTACTGATCAGCTGGTCCCTGGTGGAAGCGGTGTTCCGCCAGGACCTGGCGCCGCGCCCGCTGCTGCTCACGGTCCTCGCGGTCGTGGGACCACTGCTGTGGCGACGCACGCACCCGCTCGTCGCGGTCGCGGTCGCCTTCGGAACCTTGACGCTCGTCGACATCGCCAGAGTCCTCACCGGGTCGCAGGGCGCTCTGCCGTCGAGTATCTCGGCGACCCTGATCCTGACCTACGCACTGTTCCGGTGGGGCTCCGCTCGGGAGGCCGCAAGCGGCCTCGGCCTGATCCTGCTCTGGCTGCCCATCACGACCGTCGCCGAGGGCGCCGGCCTGTGGGAGGCGGTCGCCGGGTACGCGATCTTCCTGTTCGCGGCAGCGCTCGGTGCCGTGATCCGCTATCGCGAGAGAATCCGCATCCGCGACATCGACCAGGCCAAAAGCCACGAACGCGAACAGCTCGCTCGCGAACTCCACGACACGGTGGCTCACCACGTGTCCGGCATCGCCATCCAAGCCCAGGCAGGACGTGCCATCGCAGCCTCCCACCCGGAGCGCGCCATCGAGGCCCTGGCCGTCATCGAGGACGCAGCGACCCAAACGCTCACCGAGCTGCGCGCCATCGTCGGCGTACTCCGCGCCTCACAGGACACCGAGCTCGCGCCGCAACCCGGCGTGGCGGAGGTCGAGCAGCTCGCCACCGACGGCCGGACGCGTCCCCGGGTCGAGGTGACGCTCTCCGGCGAATTCGACGACCTCAGCCCGGCCGTCGGGGCAGCGATCTACCGCCTGGCCCAGGAGTCCACCACCAACGCCCGAAGGCACGCCCGCCACGTGACGCGGATCACCGTCACCGTCACAGGCGACGCCGACCGGGTACGAGTGACCATCGACGACGACGGCTCCTCCGGCGCCGGCGGTCGTACCGCAGCAGGCTTCGGCCTGGTCGGCATGCGGGAACGCGCGTCACTGCTCGGTGGCAGCTTCGACGCGGGCCCCGCCGGCGAGCAGGGCTGGCGGGTGGAGGCAGTGCTGCCCCGGACCGGGACACCGCGTTGA